A region of the Spirochaetaceae bacterium genome:
CCGGACGAGATTGCCGCCCGTCTCCACTTTCTGGCGCTGGTCATCGGGGATCTTGCCGGCGCCTACAACGACTTCGGTGTCCGCCGTTGGTTCCAACGCCCGCGCAAGCTGCTCGGCAGCCGCTCCCCGGCCCAGCTCCTGAGTGGGACGTGGCGCCCGGAGGATCCCGATCCGCGACGGGTCCGTGACCTCGCCGCCGCCCTGGTGTTCTCGCCGGCCACGTGACCGCGTTCCGCCATGCCGACCCCCGCTATCCGTTTCTGTGGGAGCGGGCTGCGCAACCAGCCGGCCGATGGCATGCGTCGGGCGAGGGGCCGGCCCACTATTTCAGCGACACCCCGGACGGTGCGTGGGCGGAGTTGCTGCGCCATGAAGAGATAACCGAGCCCGAGGACGTAGCCGGTATCAGGCGAGCGCTGTGGGCTGTCGACCTGGGAGATGAGCCGCCGGAGCGGCCCGCGCTGCCGCTACAGCTCTCGACCGGCGCGCCCGGTACCTACGAAGCGTGCCAAGCGGAAGCGCGGCGTCTGCGGGCGCGGGGCGCAGCCGGTATTACCACGCCGTCCGCGGCTCTGTTGCCTGGCGCCGCAAGAGGCTGGCGAGTGGACGGTGGCCTTCGCCCCGGCCCGGCCCGGGACGGCAAGGTGTTCGTCCTGTTCGGGGTCCGGCCGAACCTGACCGGCTGGATCGCTACCGTGGCCGGCCGCCCGGGTAGCGAGCTTCTTCCCCGTGTACGGCACTTCTGATCACGCCGCCCCTGACGCGGAGACGGTCGGCCGA
Encoded here:
- a CDS encoding RES domain-containing protein yields the protein MTAFRHADPRYPFLWERAAQPAGRWHASGEGPAHYFSDTPDGAWAELLRHEEITEPEDVAGIRRALWAVDLGDEPPERPALPLQLSTGAPGTYEACQAEARRLRARGAAGITTPSAALLPGAARGWRVDGGLRPGPARDGKVFVLFGVRPNLTGWIATVAGRPGSELLPRVRHF